One window of Alosa sapidissima isolate fAloSap1 chromosome 21, fAloSap1.pri, whole genome shotgun sequence genomic DNA carries:
- the btg4 gene encoding protein BTG4, with the protein MKEEIAATVFFIARLAQKYGKLDRIARDTFAVSLTSVLFEKFKNHWYPSNPSKGQAFRCLRVNKLQVRDPDLEKACCQSDLDYDDLGLPSEMTIWVDPGEVSCRYGEKGSPFCVTQLEGQKCDGDFSRRINNAVERASSDYHSGTSSDEEGDSISNSSSINSSNSSCLSAPEQKTIPTVSNPNSVYQFSEFAPPPQSWNPYPKRKPYPGDGYQPHNSANGPFPQHKSFKSYRPSFAFSGPRVDKYHWVSKNRS; encoded by the exons ATGAAGGAAGAGATTGCAGCAACTGTTTTCTTTATAGCAAGGCTTGCACAGAAATATGGTAAACTGGATCGAATTGCCAGGGATACATTTGCTGTTTCTCTTACTTCAGTTCTTTTTGAGAAATTCAAAAACCATTGGTATCCTAGCAATCCATCGAAAGGTCAAGCGTTCAG atGTCTCCGGGTGAATAAATTACAAGTTCGAGATCCAGATCTTGAAAAAGCTTGTTGTCAAAGTGACCTTGATTATGATGACTTGGGACTCCCTTCAGAGATGACCATTTGGGTAGACCCAGGAGAAGTTTCTTGCAG GTATGGTGAGAAAGGCAGCCCGTTCTGCGTAACTCAACTGGAGGGGCAAAAATGTGATGGGGACTTCTCACGCCGAATAAACAATGCTGTGGAGAGGGCATCTTCAGATTACCACTCTGGAACTTCCTCTGATGAAGAGGGGGACAGCataagcaacagcagcagcatcaacAGCAGTAACAGTAGTTGCCTGTCTGCTCCAGAACAGAAGACCATCCCCACTGTCAGCAATCCCAACAGTGTTTATCAG TTCAGTGAGTTTGCTCCACCTCCTCAGTCATGGAACCCTTACCCGAAAAGGAAACCTTATCCTGGGGATGGTTATCAACCGCACAACTCTGCCAATGGCCCATTTCCACAGCACAAGTCTTTCAAAAGTTACCGACCTTCCTTTGCTTTTTCAGGGCCACGAGTGGACAAGTATCACTGGGTCAGTAAGAATAGGTCCTAA
- the LOC121695340 gene encoding uncharacterized protein LOC121695340 isoform X1 yields MGNTVSCCFRANPGDRQEEGQRLQNVDIKHEVAPRRAADSAVEKSILLYQQEVAAGLVPEDLADTTKIVASKYLDEVTLNLDVPLAKLCTKAVFMEKPETLGCSVNVEAQNVSVEITETTLPMTPVREEVFNTNLPVEHVIEEASSKMVNISLTDIVQANNDKNRTLKDFNLREELCSGDNMNSSLPSATAEKDVQAEIRGSAAKGLSSESLLSDLLEGQETPERSQIPEQDKLVVEAKSEPLGYSDTMPGSTPLMTPSVKKAASAEPQQHLVRSNCSLAEESARCISIGFDIAHPGDHSKEEASSEMVNTTKGLMITSMQPSTKDEDGVDYDDIILHGGISTKETVDDAMLPQEDLATNTPAVKLEDRLVQNPSAEGVVNKAPKGFSLVSEIDAHLDMCGHQSLLDSSKSLDDEQDVPLHSSEDERLLTSAMLGTGFPFINAKLAEAISQHRSDGGHSISMEGQPPVSGLDLNSVHTDACARGCAAASAAQDVVFGLSTKSSLGNLLEGLDTPKRSQKKQGVKAKSVPLPKLLAELAELQKVVVSSTGSTDGGLAVNLQDERPGSAGRWSPVSDGSEAWFTCGEDLYYSEEEIEEELARQSVMEMTVPEQDRCSFEPPVGILIHSEREWKEQTTESIIIRNGYAVLSQSFGFVRRVREDNYCALRASLYQTLMSSAQLPDWLQRESFLLIPDELETRYGLIKGWLFPDVCKQTSGIKDDVDLMKHYLSLLRKWWHAAAASPGLEGRRRVCEQLFQGGEDEFGVMEALKLLMLACAVELHAAMERGKDVPIFCWLLFSRYTSSCPRTFLANHLSQVGFSGGMEQVEMCLLGYTLHHTIKVYRLYMANMADFIITHYPDDHIQDWPSVCLVTEDGRHYNVAVGEPACPQEDLSRGPH; encoded by the exons ATACCACCAAGATTGTGGCCTCTAAATATCTCGATGAGGTGACTCTTAATCTTGATGTGCCCCTTGCAAAGCTTTGCACAAAGGCTGTTTTTATGGAGAAGCCTGAGACCCTGGGCTGCTCAGTCAATGTAGAGGCTCAGAATGTTTCAGTTGAAATAACAGAAACTACTCTGCCGATGACACCTGTGAGGGAGGAAGTATTTAATACCAACCTTCCAGTGGAGCATGTAATAGAGGAGGCTTCCTCGAAGATGGTAAATATCAGTCTTACTGACATTGTGCAAGCtaacaatgacaaaaataggACTCTAAAGGATTTTAACCTCAGAGAGGAGCTCTGCAGTGGTGACAACATGAACAGCAGCCTCCCCTCAGCTACAGCTGAAAAAGATGTACAGGCTGAGATTAG agGCTCTGCTGCTAAAGGCCTGAGCTCTGAGTCTTTACTGAGTGACCTGTTGGAGGGACAAGAGACCCCAGAGAGATCCCAGATTCCCGAACAGGATAAGTTAGTAGTGGAAGCAAAGAGTGAGCCTCTCGGCTACTCTGACACGATGCCTGGATCTACACCTCTGATGACACCATCAGTGAAGAAGGCAGCATCTGCTGAACCTCAGCAGCATCTTGTGAGATCAAATTGTTCCCTTGCAGAGGAATCAGCCAGATGCATTTCTATTGGATTTGACATCGCCCATCCAGGAGACCATTCAAAAGAGGAGGCTTCCTCTGAGATGGTAAACACTACCAAAGGCTTAATGATAACATCTATGCAACCATCTACCAAGGATGAGGATGGAGTCGACTATGATGACATTATCTTGCATGGCGGTATATCGACCAAGGAGACTGTTGATGATGCAATGCTTCCCCAAGAGGACCTTGCCACCAATACACCAGCTGTAAAGCTGGAGGACCGGCTGGTTCAGAATCCCTCGGCTGAGGGCGTGGTGAATAAGGCTCCAAAGGGGTTTTCTCTGGTCAGTGAGATTGATGCCCATCTGGACATGTGTGGACACCAGTCACTGCTAGACTCCTCCAAATCCCTGGATGATGAACAGGATGTccctctgcatagcagtgaGGATGAGCGGCTGCTCACCTCCGCCATGCTTGGCACAGGTTTCCCCTTCATAAATGCTAAGCTTGCTGAGGCTATCTCGCAGCATAGGAGTGATGGTGGTCACTCGATCAGCATGGAGGGACAGCCACCCGTTAGTGGCCTTGATCTCAACTCTGTTCACACTGATGCTTGTGCAAG AGGCTGTGCTGCAGCCTCTGCTGCCCAAGATGTGGTGTTTGGCCTGAGCACTAAGTCTTCACTGGGCAACCTGTTGGAGGGGCTAGATACTCCGAAGAGATCCCAGAAAAAGCAAGGCGTGAAGGCAAAGAGTGTACCCCTTCCAAAGTTGCTTGCTGAACTTGCTGAACTTCAGAAGGTTGTGGTGAGCTCAACTGGTTCCACTGACGGAGGGCTGGCTGTAAATCTCCAGGATGAGAGACCTGGAAGTGCTGGCAGGTGGAGCCCAGTGTCAGATGGGAGTGAGGCTTGGTTTACTTG TGGCGAAGATCTCTATTATAGTGAGGAGGAGATTGAGGAAGAGCTGGCGAGGCAAAGTGTCATGGAAATGACTG TTCCAGAACAGGACCGATGCAGCTTTGAGCCGCCCGTTGGCATTTTAATTCACAGCGAGAGGGAATGGAAAGAGCAGACCACCGAAAGCATAATCATTAGAAAC GGCTACGCTGTGCTCTCCCAGAGCTTTGGATTCGTCCGGCGGGTAAGGGAAGACAACTACTGTGCCCTGCGAGCCTCCCTGTACCAGACACTGATGAGCTCTGCCCAACTTCCTGACTGGCTCCAGCGGGAGAGTTTCTTATTG ATCCCTGATGAGCTTGAGACTCGTTACGGTCTGATTAAAGGCTGGTTGTTTCCTGACGTTTGCAAGCAGACAAGTGGGATCAAAGATGATGTGGATCTTATGAAACACTATCTGAGCCTTCTCCGGAAATGG TGGCATGCGGCGGCAGCCTCTCCTGGGCTCGAGGGTCgcagacgtgtgtgtgagcagctcttCCAAGGCGGAGAAGACGAGTTTGGTGTCATGGAGGCACTCAAGCTCCTGATGCTAGCCTGTGCCGTGGAATTGCACGCCGCCATGGAGAGGGGCAAAGACGTGCCAATCTTCTGCTGGCTGCTATTCTCCCGCTACACCTCCTCGTGCCCGCGCACGTTCCTGGCCAACCACCTGAGCCAGGTTGGCTTCAGTGGAGGCATGGAGCAG GTGGAGATGTGTCTCCTGGGTtacacactgcaccacaccatCAAGGTTTACCGCCTTTACATGGCCAACATGGCGGACTTCATTATCACTCATTACCCGGATGATCACATTCAGGACTGGCCCTCTGTCTGCCTGGTAACCGAGGATGGCCGACATTATAACGTGGCAGTTGGCGAACCCGCCTGTCCTCAGGAGGACCTTTCCAGAGGACCTCACTGA